In one Tessaracoccus palaemonis genomic region, the following are encoded:
- a CDS encoding EcsC family protein, protein MSEPNQVVALTEGITAGAFHEILDLAIEGRGKLPGAKQSAKQLLLAKNDAEDAIARMVTSHVAMASGQGFATNWGGFLVSIVTIPANVTAAAFIQARLVAGIAHLRGYELSDPRVRTAILMVMLGPSGNANLVAKGVLPSSPLVVATAPVFDARLDRQVAKALLDRSMNQLTGKRFGVWLGKRIPMVGGGVGAVVDGWSTASIAKHAQAEFPSRRPKLTGTVVQAG, encoded by the coding sequence ATGAGTGAGCCGAACCAGGTCGTCGCCCTGACGGAGGGCATCACGGCGGGCGCTTTCCACGAGATCCTGGACCTCGCGATCGAGGGCCGCGGCAAGCTTCCCGGAGCGAAGCAGTCCGCCAAGCAGCTGCTCCTGGCGAAGAACGACGCGGAGGACGCCATCGCACGGATGGTGACCTCGCACGTCGCGATGGCCTCCGGGCAGGGGTTTGCGACGAACTGGGGCGGGTTCCTGGTCTCGATCGTGACCATCCCCGCCAATGTCACAGCCGCCGCGTTCATCCAGGCGCGGCTGGTCGCGGGCATCGCTCACCTACGCGGCTACGAACTCAGCGACCCGCGCGTGCGCACCGCCATCCTGATGGTGATGCTCGGCCCGTCGGGCAACGCGAACCTCGTCGCGAAGGGCGTGCTTCCGTCGTCGCCGCTGGTCGTCGCGACGGCGCCGGTCTTCGACGCGCGCCTCGACCGGCAGGTGGCGAAGGCGCTGCTCGACCGCTCCATGAACCAGCTGACCGGCAAGCGCTTCGGCGTCTGGCTCGGCAAGCGGATCCCGATGGTCGGGGGCGGGGTCGGCGCCGTCGTCGACGGCTGGTCGACCGCGTCGATCGCCAAGCACGCGCAGGCCGAGTTCCCCAGCCGCCGGCCGAAGCTCACCGGCACCGTCGTCCAGGCCGGCTGA
- the aat gene encoding leucyl/phenylalanyl-tRNA--protein transferase, whose amino-acid sequence MLSALFGSPDQWPARDLIGYSDEFYAALALEAYRAGVFPMPVDSEAMGWWSPMQRGLIPVDGVRVTRSLRKMAKRYSTTVDHAFPRVMAACGSPTRPDGWIDSRIRTAYSHLHRTGWVHSVEVWDADGVLVGGLYGVHVAGLFAGESMFHDDERGRDASKVALIRLVVELAAVGVELLDVQWLTEHLGTLGAYEVPRAEYLRRLEHALTLPTLPWTRFGPLTGAELLAEHDAVAAGRGVLRLA is encoded by the coding sequence GTGTTGTCAGCGCTGTTCGGTTCCCCGGACCAGTGGCCAGCCCGCGACCTCATCGGCTACTCCGACGAGTTCTACGCCGCGCTCGCCCTGGAGGCCTACCGCGCCGGTGTCTTCCCCATGCCAGTCGACAGCGAGGCGATGGGCTGGTGGTCGCCGATGCAGCGCGGCCTCATCCCCGTCGACGGGGTCCGCGTCACCCGGTCGCTGCGCAAGATGGCGAAGCGGTACTCCACCACCGTCGACCACGCCTTCCCGCGCGTGATGGCGGCCTGCGGATCCCCGACGCGGCCCGACGGCTGGATCGACTCGCGCATCCGCACCGCCTACTCGCACCTCCACCGCACCGGCTGGGTTCACTCGGTCGAGGTGTGGGACGCCGACGGGGTACTGGTCGGCGGCCTGTACGGGGTACACGTTGCGGGCCTCTTCGCGGGGGAGTCGATGTTCCATGACGACGAGCGAGGCCGCGACGCGTCCAAGGTCGCCCTGATCCGGTTGGTCGTCGAGCTCGCGGCCGTCGGGGTCGAACTCCTCGACGTGCAGTGGCTCACCGAGCACCTCGGCACGTTGGGCGCCTACGAGGTGCCGCGCGCCGAGTACCTGCGACGCCTCGAGCACGCCCTGACGCTGCCGACCCTGCCGTGGACCAGGTTCGGGCCCCTCACCGGCGCAGAGCTGCTCGCCGAGCACGACGCGGTCGCGGCCGGCCGCGGTGTCCTGCGCCTCGCCTAG
- a CDS encoding WXG100 family type VII secretion target, protein MADKSVDRAAMQKASQQIEAKHQQIHQLQTRLQGQMTDLSSRWHGNASTTFQQGYRQFDTEFEKVKQGLDKIHTSLVETLREYGQREDENQATANQIAGLIG, encoded by the coding sequence ATGGCAGACAAGTCCGTAGACCGGGCAGCGATGCAGAAGGCATCGCAGCAGATCGAGGCAAAGCACCAGCAGATCCATCAGCTGCAGACCCGCCTTCAGGGCCAGATGACCGACCTGTCCTCCCGGTGGCATGGAAACGCCTCCACGACGTTCCAGCAGGGCTACCGCCAGTTCGACACGGAGTTCGAGAAGGTCAAGCAGGGCCTGGACAAGATCCACACCTCGCTCGTCGAGACTCTCCGCGAATACGGCCAGCGCGAGGACGAGAACCAGGCCACCGCAAACCAGATCGCCGGCCTCATCGGCTGA
- a CDS encoding DNA-formamidopyrimidine glycosylase family protein, with protein sequence MPEVAAVASALDDKLRGRVIASGHLVSFSALKTFRIGLEALAGLEIDRVTRHGKFIDVDAQGVHLIFHLARAGWVTWHDVAPKVPARPGKSGLALRIVLDDDSGFSLTEAGTQKHLAVYVVTDPAEVPGIAALGPDPLADDFTLDSFRAVLADAGRSQLKGVLRDQKRLAGIGNAYSDEILHAARLSPFKPADSLDEAGGAALYEAMRTVLRGAVDAAAGLPLTDLKDAKRASMRVHGRAGETCDECGATIAEVSFADSSLQYCPGCQTGGKPLADRRMSKLLK encoded by the coding sequence ATGCCGGAGGTCGCGGCCGTAGCGTCCGCCCTCGACGACAAGCTCCGCGGACGTGTCATCGCGTCCGGCCACCTGGTGTCCTTCTCCGCCCTGAAGACGTTCCGGATCGGGCTGGAGGCGCTCGCCGGGCTCGAGATCGACCGCGTGACACGGCATGGGAAGTTCATCGACGTCGACGCTCAGGGCGTGCACCTGATCTTCCATCTCGCACGCGCCGGCTGGGTCACCTGGCACGACGTCGCGCCGAAGGTCCCCGCCCGGCCCGGGAAGTCCGGCCTTGCCCTGCGCATCGTCCTCGACGACGACTCCGGCTTCTCCCTGACCGAGGCCGGCACCCAGAAGCACCTGGCCGTCTATGTCGTGACCGACCCGGCCGAGGTCCCCGGCATCGCGGCCCTCGGCCCCGACCCGCTCGCCGACGACTTCACCCTCGACTCGTTCCGCGCCGTCCTGGCCGACGCGGGGCGCTCGCAGCTCAAGGGCGTGCTTCGCGACCAGAAGCGGCTCGCCGGGATCGGCAACGCCTACTCCGACGAGATCCTGCACGCCGCGAGACTCAGCCCCTTCAAGCCCGCAGACAGTCTCGACGAGGCGGGCGGCGCGGCTCTCTACGAGGCCATGCGCACCGTGCTCCGTGGTGCCGTCGACGCGGCCGCAGGCCTGCCGCTGACGGACCTCAAGGACGCCAAACGCGCGTCGATGCGCGTGCACGGCCGCGCCGGCGAGACGTGCGACGAGTGCGGCGCGACCATCGCAGAGGTCTCCTTCGCGGACTCGTCGCTCCAGTACTGCCCCGGCTGCCAGACCGGTGGCAAACCACTTGCCGACCGCCGGATGTCCAAGCTCCTGAAGTAG
- the eccD gene encoding type VII secretion integral membrane protein EccD has translation MSSTDDLARVTIISSSRRVDLALPGSVTLGEQLPSILRFTGMEANSPTDAVHTWVLQRLGVDPFDLFVPVSELHLRDGETLYLRHREDAMPDAAFDDVVDAVASATTTRPSWAARHSQRLALAVTMCLLIGLPLLVLLAQPAVDPDLARVDPSVRIPFILAVAAAGFLGFAACIGAVALARAARATQTATALAWSSCALAGIAGWFVAEPFADVVPLAVRVILAASLILVAATACALGARVSVMALCAVALTAVLVVVTAAAMLLWPGHDVAVAAITMTAMAFVTTALPSLSYRVAGIALPNLPVTTEAMLADETPVQPDIVGRAILADKLLAALLAAASATAVLASLLVLTQSSLWSTLLVVCIAVAFLLRARAFVGFSQRLSLLLGGGVTLATALLAVGIAAAGSLTGMGVVLLLCLALTYGFAHYSAATYSRILSPSWGRWGDVLEWVAIIGIVPCLLGVMNLYAYFGTLF, from the coding sequence GTGAGTAGCACCGACGATCTGGCTCGCGTCACCATCATCTCCAGCAGCCGCCGGGTGGACCTGGCCCTGCCGGGCAGTGTGACGCTCGGTGAGCAGCTGCCCAGCATCCTGCGGTTCACCGGCATGGAGGCAAACTCGCCCACCGACGCGGTGCACACGTGGGTCCTCCAGCGCCTGGGAGTCGACCCCTTCGACCTCTTCGTGCCAGTCTCCGAACTGCATCTGCGCGACGGTGAGACGCTCTACCTGCGGCACAGGGAGGACGCGATGCCGGACGCCGCGTTCGACGACGTCGTCGACGCCGTGGCCAGCGCGACCACCACCCGCCCGTCGTGGGCGGCGCGCCACTCACAGCGCCTCGCTCTCGCCGTCACGATGTGCCTCCTCATCGGACTCCCGTTGCTGGTGCTGCTGGCCCAACCCGCCGTCGACCCCGACCTGGCCCGTGTCGACCCGTCGGTGCGGATCCCGTTCATCCTGGCGGTCGCGGCAGCCGGGTTCCTGGGCTTCGCCGCCTGCATCGGTGCCGTCGCGCTGGCACGAGCGGCGCGGGCGACCCAGACCGCGACGGCACTCGCGTGGTCGAGTTGCGCGCTGGCCGGAATCGCGGGCTGGTTCGTCGCCGAGCCGTTCGCCGACGTGGTCCCGCTGGCGGTGCGCGTGATCCTTGCGGCGTCGTTGATCCTGGTGGCCGCCACGGCCTGCGCCCTGGGCGCGCGGGTCAGCGTCATGGCCCTGTGCGCGGTGGCCCTGACCGCGGTCCTCGTCGTCGTCACGGCCGCGGCGATGCTGCTGTGGCCCGGGCATGACGTCGCCGTCGCGGCCATCACCATGACCGCCATGGCGTTCGTGACGACCGCGCTGCCGTCGCTCAGCTACCGGGTGGCCGGCATCGCGCTGCCCAACCTGCCCGTGACGACCGAGGCGATGCTGGCCGACGAGACGCCCGTGCAGCCGGACATCGTCGGCCGGGCGATCCTGGCCGACAAGCTGTTGGCGGCACTGCTCGCCGCGGCGTCCGCGACGGCCGTGCTGGCGAGCCTGCTCGTGCTGACGCAGTCGTCGCTCTGGTCGACGCTGCTGGTGGTCTGCATCGCCGTGGCCTTCCTGCTGCGCGCGAGGGCCTTCGTCGGCTTCAGCCAGCGGCTCTCACTGCTGCTCGGCGGCGGCGTGACGCTGGCGACGGCCCTCCTCGCGGTGGGCATCGCGGCCGCGGGGTCGCTGACGGGGATGGGCGTGGTGCTGCTGCTCTGCCTGGCGCTGACCTACGGGTTCGCGCACTACTCGGCCGCCACGTACAGCCGGATCCTGTCGCCGTCGTGGGGACGCTGGGGCGATGTGCTGGAGTGGGTCGCGATCATCGGCATCGTGCCCTGCCTGCTCGGCGTGATGAACCTCTACGCGTACTTCGGGACGCTGTTCTAG
- the alr gene encoding alanine racemase: MPTPTRFRVDLEALHANLAAARDLAGGRKVLAAVKANAYGHGLVPVARAIQERGSADWLGVAITAEGTRIRDGGVTLPILKFTPTLPGDLAEAIAADITLSVGSVDEVRAAQAAAAEAGRRVDVHVAVDTGMRRVGTEPENVGNLARVLADCPDLHVGGIFTHLPISDVPAGEEFTRAQFARFEQAVDDLEAVVGPVELVHAANSGAVLGHDLGRTTMVRPGVMIYGSYPDPLTGHSRELRDVGRWTTRVTFLKRIREGETVGYGRTWTAPCDTWLATAAIGYGDGYSRLLSNRGRVLIDGRSYPVVGRVCMDQIMVDLGPDDPTVTVGDEVVVMGSDGDQRIGVEELAELMGTITYEVTCLITERVPRDYV, encoded by the coding sequence ATGCCCACGCCCACCCGGTTCCGAGTCGACCTCGAAGCTCTGCACGCCAACCTGGCTGCCGCGCGCGACCTGGCCGGCGGGCGCAAGGTGCTGGCTGCGGTCAAGGCCAACGCGTACGGCCACGGTCTGGTCCCCGTGGCCCGGGCGATCCAGGAGCGCGGCAGCGCTGACTGGCTCGGCGTCGCCATCACAGCGGAGGGCACCCGGATCCGCGACGGAGGGGTGACGCTGCCCATTCTGAAGTTCACCCCGACGCTGCCCGGAGACCTGGCCGAAGCGATCGCGGCCGACATCACGCTTTCGGTCGGGTCCGTCGACGAGGTCCGTGCCGCCCAGGCGGCCGCTGCTGAGGCGGGACGACGGGTCGACGTGCACGTCGCCGTCGACACGGGCATGCGCCGTGTGGGGACCGAGCCGGAGAACGTCGGCAATCTCGCGCGCGTCCTCGCCGACTGCCCCGACCTGCACGTCGGAGGCATCTTCACGCACCTGCCCATCAGCGACGTGCCGGCGGGCGAGGAGTTCACCCGTGCCCAGTTCGCCCGCTTCGAGCAGGCCGTCGACGACCTGGAGGCCGTTGTCGGTCCCGTCGAGCTAGTGCACGCCGCCAACTCCGGCGCCGTGCTCGGCCACGACCTCGGCCGCACCACCATGGTCCGCCCCGGCGTCATGATCTACGGCTCCTACCCGGACCCGCTGACGGGCCACTCGCGTGAGCTGCGCGACGTCGGCCGCTGGACCACGCGCGTGACGTTCCTCAAGCGCATCCGCGAGGGCGAGACCGTCGGCTACGGTCGCACCTGGACCGCGCCCTGCGACACCTGGCTCGCCACCGCCGCCATCGGCTACGGCGACGGCTACTCGCGCCTGTTGTCCAACCGGGGTCGGGTACTGATCGACGGTCGCAGCTACCCCGTCGTCGGGCGCGTCTGCATGGACCAGATCATGGTCGACCTCGGCCCCGACGACCCGACGGTCACCGTCGGCGACGAGGTGGTGGTGATGGGGTCCGACGGCGACCAGCGTATCGGCGTCGAGGAACTCGCCGAGCTGATGGGCACCATCACGTACGAGGTGACCTGCCTGATCACCGAGCGCGTGCCCCGCGACTACGTGTGA
- the eccB gene encoding type VII secretion protein EccB codes for MATRKDLLKAQSFTSRRMIAAFVDRDPDNPTPPLRRVGVATFVSVLLGVVLLAGTALFGMLRGSLTTDDWTSEDNVILSDTTSGMLFVYRDNLLYPMADVASARLLAGGAEATGTPRVIEVTTEALRGIAQQPEVGIEGAPRQLPAVADLESYPVRLCSTAPSGRGRYLTLEFGSDQGGTRDFAFVARASDKTEYLVAGGRTHELYSRPGESSGLAQNLPVVEPGDSWITALPTGQPINPIEIDGYGEPAHNSPRGLRVGQMAVVAGTDSAPSRYYVQLDAGLAAIAYLDMKLVQQQQGDDSPPVEISDAELAPFKDPDVESVSSDDIPMFELEGPTGYNSLEDASVCAVFSGDDPSRASLSVGQTTPDIPATQGRPSGAYVDVVSIPTLGGALLRNSESLGDDGAATLLLDGRSYGIPTMASRRALGYGGVTPTSVPSGLLKLLPPALPAGVSLDVSFVTGVGE; via the coding sequence ATGGCGACGCGCAAGGACCTGCTGAAGGCTCAGTCCTTCACGTCGCGCCGCATGATCGCGGCCTTCGTCGACCGCGACCCCGACAACCCGACCCCTCCGCTGCGTCGCGTGGGGGTTGCGACGTTCGTCTCGGTCCTCCTCGGCGTGGTGCTGCTCGCCGGCACGGCGCTGTTCGGCATGCTCCGCGGCAGCCTGACCACCGACGACTGGACCAGCGAGGACAACGTCATCCTGTCCGACACCACCTCAGGAATGCTCTTCGTCTACCGTGACAACCTGCTGTACCCGATGGCCGACGTCGCCTCTGCCCGGCTGCTGGCCGGCGGAGCCGAGGCGACCGGAACGCCTCGGGTCATCGAGGTGACGACCGAGGCGCTGCGTGGCATCGCGCAGCAGCCCGAGGTCGGGATCGAGGGCGCCCCCCGTCAGCTGCCCGCTGTCGCCGATCTCGAGTCCTACCCGGTGCGGCTGTGCTCGACGGCGCCGTCGGGCCGGGGCCGTTACCTCACGCTCGAGTTCGGCTCGGACCAGGGCGGCACCCGCGACTTCGCGTTCGTCGCGAGAGCCTCCGACAAGACCGAGTACCTCGTGGCCGGCGGCCGCACGCATGAGCTCTACAGCCGGCCCGGCGAGTCCTCAGGCCTGGCCCAGAACCTGCCCGTCGTCGAGCCGGGCGACTCCTGGATCACCGCGCTGCCCACGGGCCAGCCGATCAACCCGATCGAGATCGACGGCTACGGCGAGCCCGCCCACAACAGCCCCCGGGGCCTGCGCGTCGGGCAGATGGCCGTCGTCGCGGGCACCGACAGCGCACCGTCGCGCTACTACGTGCAGCTCGACGCCGGTCTCGCCGCCATCGCCTACCTCGACATGAAGCTCGTCCAGCAGCAGCAGGGCGACGACTCCCCGCCGGTGGAGATCAGCGACGCAGAGCTGGCCCCCTTCAAGGACCCGGACGTCGAGTCGGTGTCCTCCGACGACATCCCCATGTTCGAGTTGGAGGGCCCGACCGGCTACAACTCGCTCGAGGACGCCTCCGTCTGCGCCGTCTTCTCGGGCGACGACCCGTCACGCGCCTCCCTGAGCGTCGGCCAGACGACGCCGGACATTCCGGCAACCCAGGGACGCCCCAGCGGGGCCTACGTGGATGTCGTCTCCATCCCGACGCTGGGCGGCGCGCTCCTGCGCAACTCGGAGTCCCTCGGCGACGACGGCGCTGCCACCCTCCTGCTGGACGGCCGCTCGTACGGCATCCCGACGATGGCCTCCCGACGTGCACTCGGGTACGGCGGAGTCACGCCGACATCGGTGCCGTCCGGCCTGCTGAAACTGCTGCCGCCGGCCCTGCCCGCGGGGGTCTCGCTGGACGTGAGCTTCGTCACGGGCGTCGGCGAGTGA
- a CDS encoding EamA family transporter, translating into MNRDSGQGRAVAMVLGSCTSLQIGAAIAVPVMGEVGSWLTTAVRLLLASAILVMLTRPPLRAWSRGQWRRVVLYGVTLGGMNGTFYAAIDRIPLAIAVTIEFLGPLVLAAVLSRRARDIAWVLVAAGAVAVLGFSKSPETSASGGGLDPVGVLFAFISAGFWAAYILAGKSVAAEVKGQAPLAIAMLVGGSLMVPLAAPSVGRLADQPVLLLSLVGVALLSSVIPYSLELAALRRLPARVFGVLLSLEPVVAGIFGWLLLGQHLSVVQIPAMVAVLAASVATTLSGSSQEGVGPVDPTT; encoded by the coding sequence GTGAACAGGGACTCGGGGCAGGGCAGGGCAGTCGCCATGGTGCTCGGCTCCTGCACGTCGCTGCAGATCGGCGCCGCGATCGCGGTGCCCGTGATGGGCGAGGTCGGCTCCTGGCTCACGACCGCCGTCCGGCTGCTGCTGGCCTCGGCGATCCTCGTGATGCTGACCCGGCCGCCCCTGCGCGCCTGGTCGCGGGGCCAGTGGCGCCGCGTCGTGCTCTACGGCGTCACCCTTGGTGGCATGAACGGCACCTTCTACGCGGCGATCGACCGGATCCCGCTCGCCATCGCCGTCACGATCGAGTTCCTCGGCCCGCTCGTCCTTGCCGCCGTGCTGTCGCGGCGGGCGCGGGACATCGCCTGGGTGCTGGTCGCGGCGGGGGCCGTCGCCGTCCTCGGCTTCTCGAAGAGCCCGGAGACCAGCGCGTCCGGCGGCGGGCTCGACCCCGTCGGGGTGCTGTTCGCGTTCATCTCGGCCGGGTTCTGGGCCGCCTACATCCTGGCGGGCAAGTCCGTCGCGGCCGAGGTCAAGGGGCAGGCGCCGCTGGCGATCGCGATGCTGGTGGGCGGATCCCTCATGGTTCCGCTGGCCGCGCCGAGCGTCGGCCGGCTCGCCGACCAGCCGGTCCTGCTGCTGTCGCTCGTCGGCGTCGCTCTGCTGTCGTCGGTGATCCCGTACTCGCTCGAGCTCGCGGCGCTGCGACGCCTCCCGGCCCGCGTGTTCGGCGTGCTCCTCAGCCTCGAGCCCGTGGTGGCGGGCATCTTCGGCTGGCTCCTGCTCGGGCAGCATCTCAGCGTCGTGCAGATCCCGGCGATGGTGGCGGTCCTGGCAGCCTCGGTCGCGACGACACTGTCGGGCTCCTCCCAGGAGGGCGTCGGCCCCGTCGACCCGACGACCTGA
- a CDS encoding WXG100 family type VII secretion target, with protein MSDSTIYSVSGLQEGIANLSAAHKELTSLLEELKGELSVSLGAWEDNARNAYQEVQRSWDASAARQQDIVQRMPVLLGNIADGYNSTEARNAGIWG; from the coding sequence ATGAGCGACTCAACCATCTACTCCGTCTCCGGACTCCAGGAGGGCATCGCGAACCTCTCCGCGGCCCACAAGGAGCTCACCTCGCTGCTCGAGGAACTCAAGGGGGAGCTTTCCGTCTCCCTCGGCGCGTGGGAGGACAACGCCCGCAACGCCTACCAGGAGGTCCAGCGTTCGTGGGACGCCTCGGCCGCCAGGCAGCAGGACATCGTGCAGCGCATGCCCGTGCTGCTGGGCAACATCGCCGACGGGTACAACAGCACCGAGGCGCGCAACGCAGGCATCTGGGGCTGA
- the eccE gene encoding type VII secretion protein EccE has protein sequence MLLSTHAARSRTPRRAGAARLRLMVVAWQVVAVALVVLVGQGRWWSIVAAGAVLLVALVLSLPVNGRALPASLRIRRAFRRRKRLVVVAPEQAPELVPLAQWLPRLALTQIRDAHDTEIGVVADGGAWTGVLEVTADDALFADGGALLDLAGLAALTSQDDVLFAGIQVVTFTVPAPSGAMLPAGSPALDAYRGIVADATPPAVRRTWIALRLDPRLCLEAVERRGSGEVGVFATLRFGLHRAQALLKRGGVATRPLDTDGIAEALALTTLADDAGASPRSREAWDVWAGDGLVHQSRAVEGLTVDPSAAYQQLLDVSAGLPAMVVVTSLTITPDDRPRGALRLVAPDRDEAARAGDALAAGLPTGLRTGRPGGVQVPGLVATVPLGRNELR, from the coding sequence ATGCTGCTCAGCACCCATGCCGCACGCTCGAGAACCCCGCGGCGGGCCGGGGCCGCACGGCTCAGGCTGATGGTCGTCGCCTGGCAGGTCGTGGCCGTGGCCCTCGTGGTGCTCGTCGGGCAGGGGCGATGGTGGTCGATCGTCGCGGCGGGCGCGGTGCTGCTGGTCGCGCTGGTGCTGAGCCTGCCCGTCAACGGGCGCGCGCTGCCGGCCTCGCTCCGCATCCGGCGCGCCTTCCGACGCCGGAAGCGACTGGTCGTCGTGGCCCCGGAGCAGGCACCGGAGCTGGTGCCGCTGGCCCAGTGGCTCCCGCGGCTCGCGCTCACGCAGATCCGTGATGCGCACGACACCGAGATCGGCGTGGTCGCCGACGGCGGTGCCTGGACCGGCGTGTTGGAGGTGACCGCGGATGATGCTCTCTTCGCCGACGGCGGGGCGCTGCTCGATCTCGCCGGCCTCGCGGCCCTGACCAGCCAGGACGATGTCCTGTTCGCCGGCATCCAGGTCGTCACGTTCACCGTCCCCGCGCCATCGGGCGCCATGCTGCCGGCGGGTTCGCCGGCGCTGGACGCCTACCGGGGGATCGTCGCGGACGCGACGCCGCCCGCAGTCCGGAGAACCTGGATCGCGCTGAGGCTCGACCCCCGGCTCTGTCTCGAGGCGGTCGAGCGTCGAGGCTCCGGGGAGGTCGGCGTGTTCGCGACCCTCCGGTTCGGGCTGCACCGCGCCCAGGCACTCCTCAAGCGTGGTGGCGTGGCGACGCGCCCGCTGGATACCGACGGCATCGCCGAGGCCCTTGCGCTCACCACCCTCGCCGACGACGCGGGTGCCTCTCCGCGCAGCCGCGAGGCCTGGGACGTCTGGGCGGGGGACGGGCTCGTGCACCAGTCCCGTGCGGTCGAGGGGCTGACGGTCGACCCGAGCGCCGCCTACCAGCAACTGCTGGACGTGTCAGCCGGGCTGCCGGCCATGGTCGTCGTCACCTCTCTGACCATCACGCCGGATGATCGCCCACGCGGCGCGCTCCGGCTCGTCGCCCCCGACCGTGACGAGGCGGCCCGCGCCGGCGACGCGCTGGCGGCCGGACTTCCCACCGGTCTGCGGACGGGGCGGCCGGGCGGGGTCCAGGTGCCCGGTCTCGTCGCCACCGTGCCGCTCGGACGAAATGAGCTGCGATGA